From the genome of Symphalangus syndactylus isolate Jambi chromosome 7, NHGRI_mSymSyn1-v2.1_pri, whole genome shotgun sequence, one region includes:
- the HRH2 gene encoding histamine H2 receptor isoform X4: protein MAPNGTASSFCLESTACKITITVVLAVLILITVAGNVVVCLAVGLNRRLRNLTNCFIVSLAITDLLLGLLVLPFSAIYQLSCKWSFGKVFCNIYTSLDVMLCTASILNLFMISLDRYCAVMDPLRYPVLVTPVRVAISLVLIWVISITLSFLSIHLGWNSRNESSKSNHTTSKCKVQVNEVYGLVDGLVTFYLPLLIMCITYYRIFKVARDQAKRINHISSWKAATIREHKATVTLAAVMGAFIICWFPYFTAFVYRGLRGDDAINEVLEAIVLWLGYANSALNPILYAALNRDFRTGYQQLFCCRLANRNSHKTSLRSNASQLSRTQSREPRQQEEKPLKLQVWSGTEVTAPQGATDRNCLCPPLPLLPEWRGPCR, encoded by the exons ATGGCACCCAATGGCACAGCCTCTTCCTTTTGCCTGGAATCTACCGCATGCAAGATCACCATCACCGTGGTCCTTGCGGTCCTCATCCTCATCACCGTTGCTGGCAACGTGGTCGTCTGTCTGGCCGTGGGCTTGAACCGCCGGCTCCGCAACCTGACCAATTGTTTCATCGTGTCCTTGGCTATCACTGACCTGCTCCTTGGCCTCCTGGTGCTGCCCTTCTCTGCCATCTACCAGCTGTCCTGCAAGTGGAGCTTTGGCAAGGTCTTCTGCAATATCTACACCAGCCTGGATGTGATGCTCTGCACAGCCTCCATTCTTAACCTCTTCATGATCAGCCTCGACCGGTACTGCGCTGTCATGGACCCACTTCGGTACCCTGTGCTGGTCACCCCGGTTCGGGTTGCCATCTCTCTGGTCTTAATTTGGGTCATCTCCATTACCCTGTCCTTTCTGTCTATCCACCTGGGGTGGAACAGCAGGAACGAGAGCAGCAAGAGCAATCATACCACCTCTAAGTGCAAAGTCCAGGTCAATGAAGTGTACGGGCTGGTGGATGGGCTAGTCACCTTCTACCTACCGCTACTGATCATGTGCATCACCTACTACCGCATCTTCAAGGTCGCCCGGGATCAGGCCAAGAGGATCAATCACATTAGCTCCTGGAAGGCAGCCACCATCAGAGAGCACAAAGCCACAGTGACACTGGCTGCCGTCATGGGGGCCTTCATCATCTGCTGGTTTCCCTACTTCACCGCATTTGTGTACCGTGGGCTGAGAGGGGATGATGCCATCAATGAGGTGTTAGAAGCCATCGTTCTGTGGCTGGGCTATGCCAACTCAGCCCTGAACCCCATCCTGTATGCTGCGCTGAACAGAGACTTCCGCACCGGGTACCAACAGCTCTTCTGCTGCAGGCTCGCCAACCGCAACTCCCACAAAACTTCTCTGAGGTCCAACGCCTCTCAGCTGTCCAGGACCCAAAGCCGAGAACCCAGGCAACAGGAAGAGAAACCCCTGAAGCTCCAGGTGTGGAGTGGGACAGAAGTCACGGCCCCCCAGGGAGCCACAGACAG AAATTGTCTCTGCCCTCCCCTGCCATTGCTGCCTGAGTGGCGGGGCCCGTGCCGATGA
- the HRH2 gene encoding histamine H2 receptor isoform X5 — translation MAPNGTASSFCLESTACKITITVVLAVLILITVAGNVVVCLAVGLNRRLRNLTNCFIVSLAITDLLLGLLVLPFSAIYQLSCKWSFGKVFCNIYTSLDVMLCTASILNLFMISLDRYCAVMDPLRYPVLVTPVRVAISLVLIWVISITLSFLSIHLGWNSRNESSKSNHTTSKCKVQVNEVYGLVDGLVTFYLPLLIMCITYYRIFKVARDQAKRINHISSWKAATIREHKATVTLAAVMGAFIICWFPYFTAFVYRGLRGDDAINEVLEAIVLWLGYANSALNPILYAALNRDFRTGYQQLFCCRLANRNSHKTSLRSNASQLSRTQSREPRQQEEKPLKLQVWSGTEVTAPQGATDREFGE, via the exons ATGGCACCCAATGGCACAGCCTCTTCCTTTTGCCTGGAATCTACCGCATGCAAGATCACCATCACCGTGGTCCTTGCGGTCCTCATCCTCATCACCGTTGCTGGCAACGTGGTCGTCTGTCTGGCCGTGGGCTTGAACCGCCGGCTCCGCAACCTGACCAATTGTTTCATCGTGTCCTTGGCTATCACTGACCTGCTCCTTGGCCTCCTGGTGCTGCCCTTCTCTGCCATCTACCAGCTGTCCTGCAAGTGGAGCTTTGGCAAGGTCTTCTGCAATATCTACACCAGCCTGGATGTGATGCTCTGCACAGCCTCCATTCTTAACCTCTTCATGATCAGCCTCGACCGGTACTGCGCTGTCATGGACCCACTTCGGTACCCTGTGCTGGTCACCCCGGTTCGGGTTGCCATCTCTCTGGTCTTAATTTGGGTCATCTCCATTACCCTGTCCTTTCTGTCTATCCACCTGGGGTGGAACAGCAGGAACGAGAGCAGCAAGAGCAATCATACCACCTCTAAGTGCAAAGTCCAGGTCAATGAAGTGTACGGGCTGGTGGATGGGCTAGTCACCTTCTACCTACCGCTACTGATCATGTGCATCACCTACTACCGCATCTTCAAGGTCGCCCGGGATCAGGCCAAGAGGATCAATCACATTAGCTCCTGGAAGGCAGCCACCATCAGAGAGCACAAAGCCACAGTGACACTGGCTGCCGTCATGGGGGCCTTCATCATCTGCTGGTTTCCCTACTTCACCGCATTTGTGTACCGTGGGCTGAGAGGGGATGATGCCATCAATGAGGTGTTAGAAGCCATCGTTCTGTGGCTGGGCTATGCCAACTCAGCCCTGAACCCCATCCTGTATGCTGCGCTGAACAGAGACTTCCGCACCGGGTACCAACAGCTCTTCTGCTGCAGGCTCGCCAACCGCAACTCCCACAAAACTTCTCTGAGGTCCAACGCCTCTCAGCTGTCCAGGACCCAAAGCCGAGAACCCAGGCAACAGGAAGAGAAACCCCTGAAGCTCCAGGTGTGGAGTGGGACAGAAGTCACGGCCCCCCAGGGAGCCACAGACAG AGAGTTTGGGGAGTGA
- the HRH2 gene encoding histamine H2 receptor isoform X3: MAPNGTASSFCLESTACKITITVVLAVLILITVAGNVVVCLAVGLNRRLRNLTNCFIVSLAITDLLLGLLVLPFSAIYQLSCKWSFGKVFCNIYTSLDVMLCTASILNLFMISLDRYCAVMDPLRYPVLVTPVRVAISLVLIWVISITLSFLSIHLGWNSRNESSKSNHTTSKCKVQVNEVYGLVDGLVTFYLPLLIMCITYYRIFKVARDQAKRINHISSWKAATIREHKATVTLAAVMGAFIICWFPYFTAFVYRGLRGDDAINEVLEAIVLWLGYANSALNPILYAALNRDFRTGYQQLFCCRLANRNSHKTSLRSNASQLSRTQSREPRQQEEKPLKLQVWSGTEVTAPQGATDRKSLPTLFYPTQKSHPINSSLDQQSIS, from the coding sequence ATGGCACCCAATGGCACAGCCTCTTCCTTTTGCCTGGAATCTACCGCATGCAAGATCACCATCACCGTGGTCCTTGCGGTCCTCATCCTCATCACCGTTGCTGGCAACGTGGTCGTCTGTCTGGCCGTGGGCTTGAACCGCCGGCTCCGCAACCTGACCAATTGTTTCATCGTGTCCTTGGCTATCACTGACCTGCTCCTTGGCCTCCTGGTGCTGCCCTTCTCTGCCATCTACCAGCTGTCCTGCAAGTGGAGCTTTGGCAAGGTCTTCTGCAATATCTACACCAGCCTGGATGTGATGCTCTGCACAGCCTCCATTCTTAACCTCTTCATGATCAGCCTCGACCGGTACTGCGCTGTCATGGACCCACTTCGGTACCCTGTGCTGGTCACCCCGGTTCGGGTTGCCATCTCTCTGGTCTTAATTTGGGTCATCTCCATTACCCTGTCCTTTCTGTCTATCCACCTGGGGTGGAACAGCAGGAACGAGAGCAGCAAGAGCAATCATACCACCTCTAAGTGCAAAGTCCAGGTCAATGAAGTGTACGGGCTGGTGGATGGGCTAGTCACCTTCTACCTACCGCTACTGATCATGTGCATCACCTACTACCGCATCTTCAAGGTCGCCCGGGATCAGGCCAAGAGGATCAATCACATTAGCTCCTGGAAGGCAGCCACCATCAGAGAGCACAAAGCCACAGTGACACTGGCTGCCGTCATGGGGGCCTTCATCATCTGCTGGTTTCCCTACTTCACCGCATTTGTGTACCGTGGGCTGAGAGGGGATGATGCCATCAATGAGGTGTTAGAAGCCATCGTTCTGTGGCTGGGCTATGCCAACTCAGCCCTGAACCCCATCCTGTATGCTGCGCTGAACAGAGACTTCCGCACCGGGTACCAACAGCTCTTCTGCTGCAGGCTCGCCAACCGCAACTCCCACAAAACTTCTCTGAGGTCCAACGCCTCTCAGCTGTCCAGGACCCAAAGCCGAGAACCCAGGCAACAGGAAGAGAAACCCCTGAAGCTCCAGGTGTGGAGTGGGACAGAAGTCACGGCCCCCCAGGGAGCCACAGACAG